Proteins encoded in a region of the Paenibacillus wynnii genome:
- a CDS encoding sugar-binding domain-containing protein, whose product MYKTIDLQGLWNFQLDEAMQGVELPYEDTITLPGTTSYAKKGKPNDTAETGFLTDQYKFEGSAWFSREFTINEENSDKNGFLYLERTRITTVWIDGSEVGTQDSLSTPHVYDVTKYMSQGTHTLTIRVDNTGYPTKGGHLTSPDTQTNWNGLTGRIELQLYNQAYLSDVQIFPNIRKKTFTIHAKVLGTDQGLLSVSAASFNLAHEHKPEPMDVPVAPGDITVTYPMGEDALLWSEFEPNLYKLSLNLVLQGSIVDTQEIIVGLRDFQAQGDKFTINGTATFLRGKHDGLIFPLTGFAPTTVEEWFNVLSISKSYGINHYRFHTCCPPDAAFTAADLLGIYMQPELPFWGTITDDKDANHNQAEQDYLIREGFEMMRVFGNHPSFAMMSLGNELWGSQERINAILKSYKEVDSRHLYTQGSNNFQFVPVILEHDDFFSGVRFSRDRLIRGSYAMCDAPLGHIQTDKPSTMKDYDENISPTQSVDLLEFNAEGTIQIQFGTETKTVNASEGQELLIPNIPVISHEIGQYQTFPDFREIDKYTGPLKARNFELFKQRLEEKGLDHLAQLYFSASGKLAMECYKEELEAAFRSRKMAGFQLLDLQDFSGQGTALVGVLDAFMDSKGLISAKEWCSFCSDAVLLARFDKYNYTAGEAFHAQVELAYYRQVPLNNFKVLWKLTKDNGSVYKSGELHVSNPEDTNYLEIGEINIPMPNLESMTKLRFSLEIEGLDVEKTYDLWVYPAEVSLDKTGVNLFNHLSEEAVAQLEKGENVLLIPHLGDLANSIEGFYSSDFWCYPMFRSISESMNKEVPVGTMGLLIDNEHPVFKHFPCEEHSTYPWWSIVSNSRSIILDDTPRDFRPIVQTIDNFERNHKLGLLFECKIAKGNLLVLTCDMEQIIHTPEGKQLFSSILTYVNSEDFKPATTWSVSLLQSYFKQNDL is encoded by the coding sequence ATGTATAAGACAATAGATTTGCAAGGGTTATGGAATTTTCAATTAGATGAAGCCATGCAGGGAGTAGAACTGCCCTATGAAGATACCATCACACTGCCCGGCACCACCTCATACGCTAAAAAAGGAAAACCTAACGATACAGCTGAGACGGGATTTTTAACCGATCAATACAAATTCGAGGGAAGTGCCTGGTTCTCTAGAGAGTTTACGATTAATGAAGAGAATTCGGACAAGAACGGTTTTCTATACTTAGAAAGAACCCGCATAACGACCGTTTGGATCGATGGGAGCGAGGTCGGCACCCAAGACAGTCTGAGTACTCCGCATGTGTATGACGTCACAAAATATATGTCGCAAGGTACACATACCCTTACCATTCGAGTGGACAACACTGGTTATCCGACCAAAGGTGGCCACCTAACGTCCCCTGACACGCAGACGAATTGGAACGGCCTCACAGGCAGAATCGAGCTGCAATTGTACAATCAAGCCTATCTGAGCGATGTTCAAATTTTTCCGAATATCCGCAAAAAGACTTTCACAATCCACGCCAAGGTGCTTGGCACGGATCAAGGGCTTTTATCTGTTTCCGCAGCCTCCTTCAACCTTGCACATGAGCATAAACCTGAACCTATGGATGTTCCTGTTGCACCAGGTGACATTACGGTTACCTACCCTATGGGTGAGGACGCCCTTTTATGGAGTGAATTTGAGCCGAATTTATATAAGCTGAGTCTGAACCTAGTCCTTCAGGGCTCCATAGTGGATACACAGGAGATCATTGTCGGCTTACGTGATTTCCAGGCACAAGGTGATAAATTCACGATAAATGGAACGGCCACTTTTCTTCGCGGCAAGCATGACGGCTTGATTTTCCCATTGACCGGCTTTGCACCCACTACAGTGGAGGAATGGTTCAACGTATTGAGCATCTCAAAATCCTATGGAATCAATCACTACCGCTTCCATACCTGCTGTCCTCCAGATGCTGCTTTTACCGCAGCGGATCTGCTTGGCATTTATATGCAGCCGGAACTGCCGTTCTGGGGCACTATTACCGATGACAAAGATGCAAACCATAATCAGGCGGAACAGGATTATCTGATTCGCGAGGGTTTTGAGATGATGAGAGTCTTCGGGAATCACCCCTCCTTCGCCATGATGTCTCTCGGTAATGAGCTTTGGGGCAGTCAGGAAAGAATTAATGCCATTTTGAAGTCCTACAAGGAAGTTGATAGCCGCCATCTTTACACGCAGGGATCCAATAACTTTCAGTTTGTACCCGTCATTCTGGAGCATGACGATTTCTTCTCGGGCGTCCGATTCTCCAGAGACAGACTGATCAGAGGTTCCTACGCCATGTGCGATGCACCTCTTGGGCATATTCAGACCGATAAACCAAGCACAATGAAAGACTATGATGAGAATATTTCGCCCACACAAAGCGTTGATCTATTGGAATTCAATGCCGAAGGAACGATCCAGATTCAATTCGGTACGGAAACAAAAACAGTGAATGCTTCGGAAGGTCAAGAGTTACTCATCCCGAATATCCCTGTCATTTCTCATGAAATTGGACAGTATCAAACCTTCCCTGACTTCCGGGAAATCGATAAATACACGGGTCCCTTAAAAGCACGAAACTTTGAACTATTCAAACAGCGCCTTGAGGAAAAAGGCTTGGATCATCTGGCTCAATTGTATTTTTCAGCCTCAGGAAAGCTTGCTATGGAATGCTACAAGGAAGAACTGGAGGCCGCATTCCGATCCCGGAAGATGGCGGGGTTCCAGCTGTTGGATTTACAGGACTTCAGCGGACAAGGTACTGCTTTGGTCGGAGTCTTGGATGCATTTATGGATTCGAAGGGGCTTATTTCAGCAAAAGAATGGTGCAGCTTCTGCTCAGATGCCGTACTTCTAGCTAGATTCGACAAGTACAATTACACGGCCGGGGAAGCTTTTCACGCACAGGTCGAATTAGCTTATTACAGACAAGTACCTCTGAACAACTTCAAGGTTTTGTGGAAGCTAACGAAAGATAACGGCAGTGTATATAAAAGCGGAGAACTCCATGTTTCCAATCCTGAAGACACCAACTATCTTGAGATCGGCGAGATTAACATCCCTATGCCGAATCTAGAATCCATGACCAAACTCAGGTTTTCCCTAGAGATAGAAGGACTGGACGTGGAAAAAACTTACGATTTATGGGTGTATCCTGCGGAGGTATCCTTAGACAAAACAGGTGTAAATCTGTTCAATCATTTATCTGAAGAAGCAGTTGCCCAGCTGGAAAAGGGGGAGAATGTCCTCCTTATTCCTCATCTCGGAGATTTAGCCAACTCCATTGAAGGCTTCTATAGTTCAGACTTTTGGTGCTATCCTATGTTCCGGTCCATCTCGGAGAGCATGAACAAGGAGGTTCCCGTGGGAACCATGGGCTTACTGATTGATAATGAGCATCCTGTATTTAAGCATTTTCCTTGCGAGGAGCATTCTACGTACCCATGGTGGAGCATCGTTTCCAACTCCCGATCCATTATTCTAGATGACACTCCAAGGGATTTCCGCCCGATCGTCCAGACGATAGATAACTTCGAGAGAAACCATAAGTTGGGTCTTCTATTTGAGTGCAAGATTGCCAAAGGAAACTTGCTAGTGCTTACTTGTGACATGGAGCAGATAATCCATACACCTGAAGGGAAGCAGCTGTTCTCTAGTATTTTGACTTATGTAAACTCAGAGGACTTCAAGCCGGCGACAACCTGGAGCGTATCTCTATTACAGTCTTATTTTAAGCAGAACGACCTTTAG
- a CDS encoding Gfo/Idh/MocA family protein — MSKVYRLGIIGCGGIANGKHFPSLSKLKNIEIVAFCDIVEERAEVAAKQYGGENAKVYTDYTALLEDGTIDIIHVLTPNESHAEISIAALEAGKHVMCEKPMAKTAADAKKMLEAAERTGKKLTIGYNNRFREDSLYLKKLCEAGQLGHIYYARAHAIRRRAVPTWGVFLDEEKQGGGPLIDIGTHALDLTLWMMDNYKPKVVLGTKYHELSQRENAANAWGPWDPEKFKVEDSAFGMIVMENGATIMLESSWALNSLEVDEAKCSLSGTEAGADMKNGLRINGEQFGRLYTNEIELSAGGVAFYDGNEESAPDLEMRKWIDAIDQDKDPLVKPEQAYVVSLILEALYESARTGKAVYFN, encoded by the coding sequence ATGAGTAAAGTCTATCGTCTAGGGATTATTGGCTGCGGTGGAATCGCAAACGGAAAGCATTTTCCAAGCTTAAGCAAGCTAAAGAATATTGAAATCGTTGCCTTCTGCGATATTGTGGAGGAACGGGCTGAAGTGGCTGCCAAACAATACGGGGGCGAGAACGCCAAAGTCTATACAGATTACACAGCATTACTTGAAGACGGTACGATTGATATTATTCATGTACTGACTCCGAACGAATCTCATGCCGAAATTTCCATCGCCGCCTTAGAAGCTGGCAAGCATGTGATGTGTGAGAAACCGATGGCTAAGACGGCAGCAGATGCCAAAAAAATGCTAGAAGCCGCTGAAAGAACCGGAAAGAAATTAACAATTGGTTATAACAATCGATTCAGAGAAGACAGCTTGTATCTGAAAAAACTCTGTGAGGCAGGTCAGCTAGGCCATATTTATTATGCGAGAGCCCATGCCATTCGAAGAAGAGCAGTACCGACCTGGGGCGTATTCCTTGATGAGGAAAAGCAAGGCGGAGGACCTTTGATTGATATCGGAACCCATGCGCTTGATCTGACCTTATGGATGATGGACAATTATAAGCCAAAGGTTGTCTTGGGAACCAAATATCATGAGCTGTCTCAAAGAGAAAATGCCGCCAATGCATGGGGGCCTTGGGATCCCGAGAAGTTCAAGGTTGAGGATTCGGCCTTTGGAATGATTGTCATGGAGAATGGCGCTACGATCATGCTGGAATCCAGTTGGGCTCTCAATTCTCTAGAAGTGGATGAGGCCAAATGCAGCTTGAGTGGAACGGAAGCTGGCGCAGACATGAAGAATGGTTTACGTATTAATGGTGAACAGTTTGGACGCTTGTATACAAATGAAATTGAGCTGAGTGCGGGTGGAGTGGCTTTCTATGACGGCAATGAGGAAAGTGCACCTGACTTGGAGATGCGAAAGTGGATTGATGCTATTGATCAGGATAAAGATCCGCTGGTCAAACCTGAACAGGCGTATGTGGTTTCCTTGATTTTGGAGGCCCTTTATGAATCTGCGCGTACAGGCAAAGCTGTTTACTTTAATTAA
- a CDS encoding AraC family transcriptional regulator: protein MMSQKQDMLERLDISIQWGHYEIVVFRFHLTSFPPGRIIDFHNHSEYEFHFIPKGKGKVILGEQEYALTEGMLYLTGPGVMHYQEADREESMDELCLHIDIKEKLRDGVDPWEVAEAEECVEKLRQLPLIPIPDRHYAMECFLEAYKACDGKLTGYYTSIKHQVISILLKTVRAYDSGGVVTEAPARDMLNYRYHYAIQYMKANVSGVVTLDNVAEKLNISSRQLQRIFKKVNPEQTFSRILEDIRLQGVCRKLLESALSIERIAQSEGFTNANYLHIVFRKRLGMTPATYRNGKYTTK from the coding sequence ATGATGTCTCAAAAGCAAGATATGCTGGAGAGGCTCGATATTTCAATTCAGTGGGGACATTATGAAATTGTAGTATTCAGGTTTCACCTAACATCCTTTCCACCCGGAAGAATTATTGATTTCCATAATCACTCCGAGTATGAATTTCATTTTATCCCCAAAGGCAAGGGGAAGGTAATTCTGGGTGAGCAGGAGTATGCATTAACGGAGGGTATGCTTTATTTAACCGGCCCCGGTGTTATGCACTATCAGGAAGCGGATCGCGAAGAGTCCATGGACGAACTTTGCCTGCATATCGATATCAAAGAGAAACTTAGAGATGGAGTGGACCCCTGGGAGGTGGCTGAAGCTGAGGAATGTGTTGAAAAGCTGCGGCAACTGCCCCTCATTCCAATCCCTGATCGTCATTATGCCATGGAATGTTTTCTTGAAGCTTATAAGGCGTGTGATGGGAAGCTAACCGGATATTATACCTCTATTAAGCACCAGGTGATCAGTATTCTGTTGAAGACAGTGAGAGCTTATGACTCAGGTGGAGTGGTTACAGAAGCACCGGCGCGGGATATGTTGAACTACAGGTACCATTATGCAATTCAATACATGAAGGCGAATGTTTCCGGTGTGGTCACTTTGGACAATGTAGCGGAGAAACTGAATATCAGCTCCAGACAGCTGCAGAGGATTTTTAAAAAGGTGAACCCTGAACAAACATTCTCTCGAATTCTTGAAGATATTCGGTTGCAAGGCGTATGCCGAAAGTTATTAGAAAGCGCTCTCTCCATAGAGCGGATTGCTCAATCTGAAGGATTTACGAATGCAAATTATTTGCATATTGTTTTTCGCAAGCGGTTAGGCATGACACCGGCTACCTATCGTAACGGGAAGTACACTACAAAGTGA
- a CDS encoding Gfo/Idh/MocA family protein, producing the protein MSIGIGVISFWHVHAWDYVKQVQEHEDTYIAAVWDEDIDRGKKAAELMGVPFFTSLDELLSQENVDAVIVDAPTNMHRDVLIAAAQAGKHIFTEKVIAPTVREVDEILSEVHQKQLKLTVSLPRLNDGYTLSIQELLSQGLLGEITYVRVRLSHNGAVAGWLPEHFYNLEQCSGGALIDLGCHPMYLTRLFLGQEVTGVSANFGYVTGKEVEDNAVATLFTKSGAIGVVEAGFVNSHSPFTIEVHGTEGTLLFGTPEEKLLLKTNKLAEASNSWTEIQLKNNRESAFHQWVNHIQLNTLAEENIQTAVELTVLMEAANRSAKEGRVLSISEVRP; encoded by the coding sequence ATGAGCATCGGAATAGGTGTGATCAGCTTTTGGCATGTGCATGCATGGGACTATGTTAAGCAAGTTCAGGAGCATGAGGATACGTATATAGCGGCGGTGTGGGACGAGGATATTGATCGTGGAAAGAAGGCTGCTGAATTGATGGGTGTTCCTTTTTTCACCTCACTCGATGAGCTTCTTTCGCAGGAGAATGTTGACGCCGTAATCGTAGATGCGCCGACCAACATGCATAGAGATGTACTGATAGCTGCTGCCCAAGCAGGCAAACACATTTTCACAGAAAAGGTTATTGCTCCAACGGTGAGGGAGGTTGATGAAATCCTGTCGGAGGTTCATCAGAAGCAGCTAAAATTGACCGTTTCCTTACCCCGATTAAATGACGGATATACTTTGTCCATTCAAGAGCTGCTTAGTCAGGGCTTGCTCGGTGAAATTACGTATGTCAGAGTTCGATTATCTCATAATGGAGCTGTTGCGGGCTGGCTACCGGAGCACTTTTATAACCTGGAGCAATGCTCAGGCGGCGCTTTGATTGATCTGGGTTGTCATCCGATGTATTTAACCCGGCTATTTTTAGGTCAGGAAGTGACGGGTGTAAGTGCGAATTTTGGTTATGTCACTGGCAAAGAAGTGGAAGACAATGCAGTAGCCACTCTCTTTACGAAATCAGGAGCTATCGGCGTGGTGGAGGCTGGATTTGTGAATAGCCACTCGCCGTTTACCATCGAAGTTCATGGAACGGAAGGGACTCTTTTATTCGGAACACCGGAGGAGAAGCTGTTGCTTAAGACCAACAAATTGGCGGAGGCCTCGAATAGTTGGACAGAAATCCAATTGAAAAACAATCGGGAAAGCGCCTTTCATCAATGGGTCAATCATATACAATTGAATACACTCGCTGAGGAGAATATCCAAACGGCTGTTGAACTTACAGTATTAATGGAAGCTGCGAATCGTTCGGCAAAAGAGGGACGTGTCCTGTCAATATCCGAGGTACGCCCTTGA
- a CDS encoding bifunctional 2',3'-cyclic-nucleotide 2'-phosphodiesterase/3'-nucleotidase, translating into MGWKSRWNKPFASLLTTAVLSAQVLGGTFLGTIGVAEKAAAAAASTIDLRLMSTTDVHTNVTGWDYFKNAPSATVGLDRTATLVKQARTEQVNNLLLDNGDLIQGTPLGTYMAKKSGLLDSPTMIHPMMAAMNAMQYDAAIFGNHEFNYGLEFLDRTIKGSGQSNTGANFEYLNANIYKTDGLTNQFKPYTIIDKTVKDSNGVDQTIKVGLLGLVTPQIMEWDKVNLEGKVITKDIAETAAKFVPEMQADGAQVIIAMAHTGFDAGAVQGDGSENDINALSKVPGIDAITFSHTHKVFPTGDNDKLDVSFKDPATGLPYNNSSVSVVDNVYGHINGTPAVQAGYGGGNLGLIDIKIVQDGSGWKVDKENTKASNRSISGVTGDSSVFAAVETAHNATIAYTGQKLGVTTAPMNSYFAMVQDDPTVQIVTQAQKWYAEKYINTNLPEYKDLPILSVAAPFKAGRNGPTEYTNIAAGDLTIRSASDLYLYDNTLKAIKVKGSTVKEWLEMSAGAFNKIDPTLTTPQSLLDPSFAVYNFDVIDGIKYKFDVTKEAKYDSKGVIKNADSSRVTNITYNNKPLDLKMDFIVVTNNYRASGGGNFPGVKDSQMIIDSQEENRQVLMDYISEVGTINPTADNNWSLLSINKNVNTTFISAPEAEGVLPNNMTYTNEKDIKGFGIFKVNIPVEVHLIGINDFHGQLDTVSTVSNKPAGTAAILATYLKQARAIYENSVLFHNGDSVGASAPVSSLERDEPTLKWMNMMGFDVGSLGNHEFDQGVAALMSQLKGGVDPKDPKVTHEGVNFPYINANAVDSTTGKPIIDPYVIKEVGGVKIGFIGLVTKSTPSKVSPSGTAGVRFLTPQEEVAAVEAYAKELQDKGVQTIIILAHDPASTRSGVTTGEAADLATALPANSPVDVIVAGDNHALANGVVNGKLIVQAYSYGTAFEDIKLLIDPKTGDVLSKSAVITSTFHEGVTPDADTVALVNHYLNSHPELTKPVGTTDGKITRTDAYTKESSLGNLIADAMRSSDFGDGKGPADFAFMNPGGIRADLPSGNVTFGDLAKIQPFGNTLVKLTLTGAQIKTLLQQQWFVKPDGTYDIKTLQISGLKYTANLEAPVATRISSLTLANGTPINPTQSYTAVVNNFMAAGGDNYAVLTQASTSVPGPIDLDVFYDYIVKMFKGGVITASIEGRINNSTSPVETPAPYNPGPVAPTPTPSPTATPSATPAPSSTPAPTAAPVVEFKDLGKVVWAQSAIKALAAQGILKGVGGDNFAPAQNVSRAEFVTILVRALNLPSTAGKPVTFSDVKSGVWYTDAISIGVNAGLVKGSGNGKFEPGREITREEMAIMVANALKFKGLLQSGNHNAALQKFADKGEIASYAQESVAQLTDLGIINGIDADEFGPKGITNRAQAAVIIFRMLGLAS; encoded by the coding sequence ATGGGATGGAAATCACGATGGAATAAGCCTTTTGCTTCCTTGTTGACTACGGCTGTACTCTCTGCGCAGGTCTTGGGCGGAACTTTCTTGGGCACTATAGGGGTTGCTGAAAAAGCGGCTGCCGCTGCTGCGTCAACTATTGATCTACGGCTTATGAGTACAACGGATGTGCACACCAACGTCACCGGCTGGGATTATTTCAAAAATGCGCCCTCGGCAACGGTCGGTCTCGACCGAACGGCAACACTGGTTAAGCAAGCCAGAACAGAACAAGTAAATAACCTCCTCCTAGACAATGGGGATCTAATTCAGGGAACTCCGCTAGGTACTTATATGGCGAAGAAATCCGGACTGCTAGATTCTCCAACCATGATTCACCCGATGATGGCTGCTATGAACGCCATGCAATATGATGCGGCGATATTTGGTAATCACGAGTTTAACTATGGTCTGGAATTTTTAGATCGAACAATTAAAGGCAGTGGACAGTCAAATACCGGAGCGAATTTTGAGTATTTGAACGCCAATATTTATAAAACCGATGGACTCACAAACCAGTTCAAACCCTACACTATTATTGATAAGACAGTAAAGGATAGCAATGGTGTTGATCAGACGATTAAAGTCGGTCTGCTCGGTCTTGTCACTCCACAAATTATGGAGTGGGATAAGGTTAACCTGGAAGGCAAGGTAATTACTAAGGATATCGCTGAAACCGCAGCGAAGTTCGTGCCAGAGATGCAAGCCGATGGAGCGCAAGTCATTATCGCCATGGCACACACCGGGTTTGATGCAGGTGCTGTTCAAGGGGATGGCTCCGAGAATGATATCAATGCACTGAGCAAGGTGCCTGGCATTGATGCTATCACATTCTCGCATACACACAAGGTATTCCCTACGGGCGACAACGACAAATTGGACGTCTCATTCAAAGATCCTGCAACGGGATTGCCCTACAACAACAGCAGTGTATCTGTTGTGGATAATGTGTATGGGCACATTAACGGTACCCCAGCTGTTCAAGCCGGATATGGCGGCGGCAATCTGGGTCTGATCGACATTAAGATTGTTCAGGATGGCAGTGGGTGGAAGGTGGATAAGGAAAACACCAAGGCTTCCAACCGATCCATCTCTGGGGTTACGGGAGATTCAAGCGTATTTGCAGCGGTTGAAACTGCTCATAACGCTACTATCGCCTACACTGGGCAGAAGCTGGGCGTGACAACGGCACCGATGAACAGCTATTTTGCGATGGTTCAGGATGACCCTACCGTCCAAATCGTAACGCAAGCACAGAAGTGGTATGCAGAGAAGTATATCAACACCAATCTCCCAGAGTACAAGGATCTCCCGATTCTAAGTGTAGCTGCACCCTTTAAAGCCGGACGCAACGGTCCTACTGAGTATACAAACATTGCCGCGGGTGACCTAACGATCCGAAGTGCAAGCGACCTGTACTTGTACGACAATACGCTGAAAGCGATCAAGGTTAAAGGTTCTACCGTAAAAGAATGGCTTGAAATGAGTGCGGGTGCATTCAACAAGATTGATCCAACTCTTACAACACCGCAATCATTGCTTGATCCTTCTTTTGCCGTATATAACTTTGATGTGATTGACGGAATAAAGTATAAATTTGATGTGACGAAAGAGGCGAAATACGACTCGAAAGGAGTCATTAAGAACGCGGACTCGAGCCGTGTGACGAATATAACCTATAATAATAAACCGTTGGATCTGAAAATGGATTTCATCGTAGTTACGAATAACTATCGCGCGAGCGGTGGTGGTAACTTTCCCGGTGTCAAAGATTCACAAATGATCATTGATTCTCAGGAAGAGAACCGGCAGGTTCTGATGGATTATATTTCCGAAGTAGGAACAATTAATCCTACGGCGGATAATAACTGGTCGCTCTTGTCTATTAATAAGAACGTTAATACCACCTTCATCTCGGCACCGGAGGCAGAGGGTGTACTTCCAAACAATATGACTTATACCAATGAGAAGGACATTAAAGGCTTCGGCATCTTCAAAGTGAATATTCCCGTTGAAGTTCACCTAATTGGTATCAACGATTTCCATGGCCAGCTCGACACGGTATCTACCGTTAGTAATAAGCCAGCGGGAACGGCGGCTATTTTGGCGACCTACTTGAAACAAGCTCGGGCCATCTATGAAAATTCAGTGCTTTTCCATAACGGTGACTCTGTAGGTGCATCTGCTCCGGTATCCTCGCTGGAACGGGATGAACCAACATTGAAATGGATGAATATGATGGGCTTCGATGTGGGTTCCTTGGGTAACCATGAGTTTGACCAAGGGGTTGCGGCTCTGATGTCTCAGCTTAAGGGCGGAGTAGATCCCAAAGATCCGAAAGTAACCCATGAAGGCGTAAACTTCCCATACATTAATGCTAATGCTGTAGACAGCACCACTGGCAAACCCATTATCGACCCTTATGTAATTAAGGAAGTGGGCGGTGTGAAGATCGGATTTATCGGTCTTGTCACCAAGTCTACGCCAAGTAAGGTATCTCCTTCAGGCACAGCAGGTGTGCGCTTCCTGACACCGCAGGAAGAAGTTGCTGCGGTTGAAGCTTACGCCAAGGAACTTCAGGATAAGGGAGTTCAAACCATTATCATCCTGGCGCATGATCCAGCTTCGACTAGGAGTGGTGTGACTACGGGAGAAGCTGCTGATCTGGCAACTGCACTTCCGGCGAACTCTCCTGTTGATGTAATCGTTGCGGGTGACAATCACGCACTGGCTAATGGAGTAGTTAACGGGAAGCTTATTGTTCAAGCGTACTCCTATGGAACAGCATTTGAGGACATTAAGCTTCTCATTGACCCTAAGACTGGTGATGTGTTGAGCAAATCTGCTGTCATTACCTCTACATTTCATGAAGGTGTGACCCCGGACGCAGATACGGTTGCTCTGGTCAACCATTATCTGAATTCACATCCGGAGTTGACCAAACCCGTTGGGACAACGGACGGAAAGATTACACGAACAGATGCTTACACGAAGGAATCTTCACTTGGTAATCTAATCGCCGATGCGATGCGCAGCTCCGACTTTGGCGATGGTAAAGGTCCTGCGGACTTTGCCTTCATGAATCCGGGCGGAATTCGTGCCGATCTTCCAAGTGGGAATGTGACCTTTGGTGATCTGGCTAAAATTCAGCCGTTCGGTAACACCTTAGTGAAGCTGACGCTCACTGGCGCACAGATTAAAACCCTGCTCCAACAGCAATGGTTCGTGAAACCTGATGGAACATACGATATCAAAACGCTGCAAATATCAGGCTTGAAGTATACGGCGAATCTGGAAGCTCCGGTAGCTACCCGTATTTCAAGCTTAACGCTTGCGAATGGAACACCGATTAATCCGACCCAAAGTTATACGGCTGTTGTCAACAACTTCATGGCTGCCGGCGGAGATAACTACGCCGTACTGACACAAGCCAGTACTTCTGTACCTGGACCGATTGATCTAGACGTTTTCTACGATTATATCGTCAAGATGTTTAAGGGTGGAGTAATTACGGCGAGTATTGAGGGCCGTATTAACAATTCGACCTCACCTGTAGAAACGCCAGCGCCATATAATCCGGGACCTGTTGCCCCGACTCCTACACCAAGTCCAACCGCGACGCCTTCGGCAACACCGGCGCCAAGTTCTACACCGGCTCCGACTGCTGCACCGGTAGTGGAATTCAAGGATCTCGGTAAGGTGGTATGGGCTCAATCAGCCATTAAGGCCCTAGCAGCCCAAGGTATTCTCAAAGGTGTGGGCGGAGACAATTTCGCGCCGGCCCAAAATGTATCACGTGCTGAATTTGTAACTATACTGGTTCGCGCGTTGAATTTACCGAGTACCGCTGGTAAACCAGTTACATTTAGTGATGTGAAATCAGGTGTTTGGTATACTGATGCGATTTCCATCGGCGTAAATGCCGGGCTCGTCAAAGGTTCTGGAAACGGTAAGTTTGAACCGGGCCGCGAAATCACCCGTGAAGAAATGGCCATTATGGTCGCAAATGCTCTGAAGTTTAAGGGACTTCTGCAGTCTGGCAACCATAACGCAGCACTCCAGAAGTTTGCCGATAAGGGTGAAATTGCCTCCTACGCACAGGAATCTGTAGCACAGTTGACTGACCTTGGGATTATTAACGGAATTGATGCTGACGAATTCGGACCGAAGGGCATCACCAACCGTGCTCAAGCAGCGGTTATTATCTTCCGTATGCTGGGTCTGGCGTCCTAA